A single Halogeometricum rufum DNA region contains:
- a CDS encoding bifunctional 4-hydroxy-2-oxoglutarate aldolase/2-dehydro-3-deoxy-phosphogluconate aldolase, with product MSRETAARIRDSGVVAIARGTDADAVVDTVDAIRRGGVPTVEVTANTDGVLDMIRDVSSTFTADELTVGAGTVLDAETARAAILAGAEFVVTPSFDEGVVRTANRYGKPSLVGIATPTEAVDAFEAGADMVKVFPAATLGPGFVSALGGPLGHVPTVPTGGVGLGNVRDFFEAGATAVGVGSAIVDADAVARGDFDAVEANARGFAEAVEDVRNGD from the coding sequence ATGAGCCGAGAGACAGCGGCGCGCATCCGAGACAGCGGCGTCGTCGCCATCGCTCGCGGTACCGACGCCGACGCCGTCGTCGACACCGTCGACGCCATCCGTCGCGGCGGCGTCCCCACCGTCGAAGTGACCGCGAACACCGACGGCGTCCTCGACATGATACGCGACGTGTCGTCGACGTTCACCGCTGACGAACTCACCGTCGGCGCGGGGACGGTCCTCGACGCCGAAACCGCCCGGGCGGCCATCCTCGCGGGCGCGGAGTTCGTCGTCACGCCGTCCTTCGACGAGGGCGTCGTGCGGACGGCGAACCGCTACGGGAAGCCCTCGCTGGTGGGCATCGCCACGCCGACGGAGGCAGTCGACGCGTTCGAGGCCGGCGCGGACATGGTGAAGGTGTTCCCGGCGGCGACCCTCGGACCGGGGTTCGTCTCCGCACTCGGCGGCCCCCTCGGTCACGTCCCGACGGTGCCGACGGGCGGCGTCGGCCTCGGGAACGTCCGCGACTTCTTCGAGGCGGGCGCGACTGCCGTCGGCGTCGGGAGCGCCATCGTGGACGCCGACGCCGTCGCGCGCGGCGACTTCGACGCCGTCGAGGCGAACGCCCGCGGGTTCGCCGAAGCGGTCGAAGACGTCCGTAACGGGGACTGA
- a CDS encoding SDR family NAD(P)-dependent oxidoreductase gives MVGGDPTPVPGRFDGDTALVTGSTRGIGAGVAERLAAEGANVVVTGRTAEAGEAVVERIRDEGGSARFVRADVRDPDDVAALVEATVEEFGGVDVLVNNAGVETDTAADEATMDDWEFVLETDFRSYWLCAKHAFAEMDRGAVVNVSSNHAVLTMPEKFPYNAVKAGIDGMTRAMALDFGPNVRVNTVNPGWVAIDRTTGEMSDERRRELEAIHPTGRLGTPADVAGVVSFLASDDAAFVTGANLLADGGRAAVMQDDTLPDYRRRRDGD, from the coding sequence ATGGTAGGCGGCGACCCGACGCCGGTCCCCGGTCGCTTCGACGGCGACACGGCCCTCGTCACGGGGTCGACGCGCGGTATCGGTGCGGGCGTCGCCGAACGCCTCGCGGCCGAGGGCGCGAACGTCGTCGTCACGGGCCGGACCGCCGAGGCGGGCGAGGCAGTCGTCGAGCGAATCAGGGACGAGGGCGGGTCGGCCCGGTTCGTCCGCGCCGACGTGCGCGACCCGGACGACGTCGCGGCACTCGTCGAGGCCACCGTCGAGGAGTTCGGCGGCGTCGACGTCCTCGTCAACAACGCGGGCGTCGAGACGGACACCGCCGCGGACGAGGCGACGATGGACGACTGGGAGTTCGTCCTCGAGACGGACTTCCGGTCGTACTGGCTCTGTGCGAAGCACGCGTTCGCCGAGATGGACCGCGGCGCCGTCGTCAACGTCTCCTCGAACCACGCCGTGCTGACGATGCCGGAGAAGTTCCCCTACAACGCGGTGAAAGCGGGCATCGACGGCATGACGCGGGCGATGGCGCTCGACTTCGGTCCGAACGTCCGCGTCAACACGGTGAACCCGGGCTGGGTCGCCATCGACCGAACCACCGGCGAGATGTCCGACGAACGCCGCCGCGAACTCGAAGCCATCCACCCGACGGGCCGACTCGGAACCCCCGCGGACGTCGCCGGCGTCGTCTCCTTCCTCGCCAGCGACGACGCCGCGTTCGTCACGGGCGCGAACCTGCTCGCGGACGGCGGGCGGGCCGCAGTCATGCAGGACGACACGCTCCCGGACTACCGACGCCGCCGGGACGGCGACTGA
- the dgoD gene encoding galactonate dehydratase, with protein MKIVDYDLYAVPPRWLFLRVETDAGLVGWGEPVVEGRARTVRTAVEELMDTYLLGTDPLRIEDHWQTMYRGGFYRGGPVLMSAIAGIDQALWDIKGKCYDAPVHELLGGKARDRIRVYQWIGGDRPGGVADAAREKVDAGFTALKMNATSELSRIDSPDTVARAVERLGAVREAVGPEVDIGVDFHGRVTKPMAKRLAEALSEHEPFFVEEPVLPEHNDALAEIAQHTTTPIATGERMFSRWDFKQVFEQGVVDVIQPDVSHAGGITEVNKIASMAEAYDVALAPHCPLGPIALAACLQVDACAPNALIQEQSLDIHYNETSDVLDYLADTSVFEYDDGFVDIPEGPGLGVDIDASVVEDRAGHDDWHNPVWRHPDGSVAEW; from the coding sequence ATGAAGATAGTCGACTACGACCTCTACGCCGTCCCGCCGCGATGGCTGTTCCTGCGCGTCGAGACCGACGCCGGTCTCGTCGGGTGGGGTGAACCCGTCGTCGAGGGACGCGCCCGAACCGTCAGAACCGCCGTCGAGGAGTTGATGGACACCTACCTCCTCGGGACGGACCCGCTCCGTATCGAAGACCACTGGCAGACGATGTACCGCGGCGGCTTCTACCGCGGCGGTCCCGTCCTCATGAGCGCCATCGCCGGCATCGACCAGGCGCTCTGGGACATCAAGGGGAAGTGCTACGACGCCCCCGTCCACGAACTGCTCGGCGGGAAGGCCCGCGACCGCATCCGCGTCTACCAGTGGATCGGCGGCGACCGACCCGGCGGCGTCGCCGACGCCGCCCGCGAGAAGGTCGACGCGGGCTTCACGGCGCTGAAGATGAACGCCACGTCGGAACTCAGCCGAATCGACTCGCCGGACACCGTCGCGCGCGCCGTCGAGCGACTCGGTGCGGTCCGGGAGGCGGTGGGGCCGGAGGTGGACATCGGCGTCGACTTCCACGGCCGCGTGACGAAGCCGATGGCGAAGCGCCTCGCGGAGGCGCTGTCCGAACACGAACCGTTCTTCGTCGAGGAACCGGTGTTGCCCGAACACAACGACGCGCTCGCCGAAATCGCCCAGCACACCACCACGCCGATAGCGACGGGCGAACGGATGTTCTCTCGGTGGGACTTCAAGCAGGTGTTCGAACAGGGCGTCGTCGACGTCATCCAACCCGACGTGAGTCACGCCGGCGGCATCACCGAGGTCAACAAGATAGCGAGCATGGCCGAAGCGTACGACGTGGCGCTCGCGCCGCACTGCCCGCTCGGACCCATCGCGCTGGCCGCCTGCCTGCAGGTCGACGCCTGCGCGCCCAACGCCCTCATCCAGGAGCAGAGCCTCGACATCCACTACAACGAGACGTCCGACGTGCTCGACTACCTCGCCGACACCTCGGTGTTCGAGTACGACGACGGCTTCGTGGACATCCCCGAGGGCCCGGGCCTCGGCGTCGACATCGACGCCTCGGTCGTCGAGGACCGCGCCGGGCACGACGACTGGCACAACCCGGTGTGGCGACACCCCGACGGGAGCGTCGCCGAATGGTAG
- a CDS encoding bifunctional methylenetetrahydrofolate dehydrogenase/methenyltetrahydrofolate cyclohydrolase, protein MTTIIDGNEVADGIQDGIASCVETLADEGVTPGLATVLMSDDDASETYVSMKQRTCEELGIESYHHEIAPDEPASTLFDRIDALNDDPAVHGILVQMPVPDHVEKRAVLERIDPAKDVDGFHPENVGRLVAGNARYKPCTPHGIQKLLAAYDVETEGADAVVVGRSDIVGKPMANLFIQRDAGGNATTTVCHSRTKNLAEKTRNADVLVAATGVPEMIDGEMVGEGATVIDVGVNRVEADTEKGYELVGDVEFESAKEKASAITPVPGGVGPLTIAMLMYNTVKAASLQSGIAVDLP, encoded by the coding sequence ATGACGACGATAATCGACGGCAACGAGGTAGCCGACGGGATACAGGACGGGATAGCGTCGTGCGTCGAGACGCTCGCGGACGAGGGCGTCACACCGGGGTTGGCGACGGTGTTGATGAGCGACGACGACGCCAGCGAGACGTACGTGTCCATGAAACAGCGGACCTGCGAGGAACTCGGCATCGAGAGCTATCACCACGAGATAGCCCCCGACGAACCGGCGTCGACGCTGTTCGACCGCATCGACGCGTTGAACGACGACCCGGCGGTTCACGGCATCCTCGTCCAGATGCCGGTTCCGGACCACGTGGAGAAGCGGGCGGTCCTCGAACGCATCGACCCGGCGAAGGACGTCGACGGCTTCCACCCGGAGAACGTCGGCCGACTGGTCGCCGGGAACGCCCGCTACAAGCCCTGCACGCCGCACGGCATCCAGAAACTTCTCGCCGCCTACGACGTGGAGACGGAGGGCGCGGACGCCGTCGTCGTCGGGCGCTCCGACATCGTCGGCAAGCCGATGGCGAACCTGTTCATCCAGCGTGACGCCGGCGGGAACGCAACGACCACGGTGTGTCACTCGCGGACGAAGAACCTCGCGGAGAAGACGCGTAACGCGGACGTACTCGTGGCCGCCACGGGCGTCCCCGAGATGATAGACGGCGAGATGGTCGGCGAGGGCGCGACGGTCATCGACGTCGGCGTCAACCGCGTCGAGGCGGACACCGAGAAGGGGTACGAACTCGTCGGCGACGTGGAGTTCGAGAGTGCCAAGGAGAAGGCGTCGGCCATCACGCCCGTCCCCGGCGGCGTCGGACCCCTCACCATCGCGATGCTGATGTACAACACGGTGAAGGCGGCGAGCCTCCAGTCGGGCATCGCCGTGGACCTCCCCTGA
- a CDS encoding chorismate-binding protein, whose product MTECTTVTERAPFVETARAAPPGARVPVEVRVTVEDPYEAYRRARDEETEGFYYETTGGQSGWGYFGVDPVERVRVGADAASRGDDSPSLAELSSLLEREHLARGDCDVPYPCGAFGWLSYDVARELESLPSTTQSDGLPRMQLGVFDQVAAWEEPREGSVELRVTACPTVDDSPAAAYEDGVRRATSLARSAVDGDGSVPPVRTAGDRATFESECGAAAFADRVERIKRYVRDGDTFQTNVSHRLVAPAAVHPVETFDAVRRVNPAPYSALVEFPGIDLVSASPELLLDVDGDRLRTEPIAGTRPRGATDAEDAELERDLRSDEKERAEHAMLVDLERNDLGKVSEYGSVEVS is encoded by the coding sequence ATGACCGAGTGTACCACCGTCACGGAGCGAGCACCGTTCGTCGAGACGGCCCGGGCGGCACCGCCGGGCGCCCGCGTGCCCGTCGAGGTCCGCGTCACCGTCGAAGACCCCTACGAGGCCTACCGTCGCGCCCGCGACGAGGAGACAGAGGGCTTCTACTACGAGACGACCGGCGGGCAGTCGGGGTGGGGCTACTTCGGCGTTGACCCGGTGGAACGGGTTCGCGTGGGCGCCGACGCGGCGTCGCGGGGCGACGACAGCCCGAGTCTCGCCGAACTGTCGTCGCTCCTCGAACGCGAGCACCTCGCTCGTGGCGACTGCGACGTCCCGTACCCCTGCGGAGCGTTCGGGTGGCTGTCGTACGACGTGGCCCGCGAACTGGAGTCACTGCCGTCGACGACGCAGTCGGACGGCCTCCCGCGCATGCAACTGGGCGTGTTCGACCAGGTCGCGGCGTGGGAGGAACCGCGCGAGGGGAGCGTCGAACTGCGCGTGACCGCCTGCCCGACCGTCGACGACTCGCCGGCGGCGGCGTACGAGGACGGCGTGCGGCGGGCGACGTCGCTGGCGCGGTCTGCGGTCGACGGCGACGGGAGCGTTCCGCCGGTTCGCACCGCCGGCGACCGCGCGACGTTCGAGAGCGAGTGCGGGGCGGCGGCGTTCGCGGACCGCGTCGAGCGAATCAAGCGGTACGTCCGCGACGGCGACACGTTCCAGACGAACGTCTCGCACCGACTGGTCGCGCCCGCCGCCGTCCACCCCGTCGAGACGTTCGACGCCGTCCGGCGCGTGAACCCCGCGCCGTACTCCGCGCTCGTCGAGTTCCCCGGTATCGACCTCGTCAGCGCCAGCCCCGAACTCCTCCTCGACGTGGACGGCGACCGCCTCCGCACGGAACCCATCGCCGGGACGCGGCCGCGCGGGGCGACCGACGCCGAGGACGCCGAACTGGAACGCGACCTGCGGTCCGACGAGAAGGAACGCGCCGAACACGCGATGCTGGTGGACCTCGAACGCAACGACCTCGGGAAGGTGAGCGAGTACGGCAGCGTCGAGGTGTCC
- a CDS encoding carbohydrate ABC transporter permease: MREETRRDAVWQFLTYSFILLGSILTLVPLYWIFVASTLSESEFLSSTSPRLLPGDEFFANLQSLQARENVQFLGHIGQMTQYVDLGPVYFAYDFWHLWNPGAISNSIFIAVVYTLLSLLLCSMAGFAFAKYEFRFKKPMFYSILATLILPIQLLVIPLFLLMSRLDMTNTYWAIILPWAANPLGIFLMRQNMRSIPDALLESARMDGATEFQLFYKIALPTMKSSLAALAIILFLFQWNLFLFPLVILEQGKYTIPVAINQLVGAQRVYYDQIMVAATLSIVPIFVLFLFLQKQFVSGILAGSVKE, translated from the coding sequence ATGCGTGAGGAGACGCGCCGAGACGCGGTCTGGCAGTTCCTCACGTACTCGTTCATCCTCCTCGGGTCGATTCTCACGCTCGTCCCGCTCTACTGGATCTTCGTCGCCTCGACGCTCTCGGAGTCGGAGTTCCTCTCCAGCACGTCGCCCCGACTGCTCCCCGGCGACGAGTTCTTCGCGAACCTGCAGTCCCTGCAGGCCCGCGAAAACGTCCAGTTCCTCGGCCACATCGGCCAGATGACGCAGTACGTCGACCTCGGACCGGTGTACTTCGCCTACGACTTCTGGCACCTGTGGAACCCCGGCGCCATCTCCAACAGCATCTTCATCGCCGTGGTGTACACCCTGCTGTCGCTGCTGCTGTGTTCGATGGCCGGGTTCGCCTTCGCGAAGTACGAGTTCCGCTTCAAGAAGCCGATGTTCTACTCCATCCTGGCGACGCTCATCCTCCCCATCCAGTTGCTGGTCATCCCGCTGTTCCTGCTGATGAGCCGGCTGGACATGACCAACACCTACTGGGCCATCATCCTCCCGTGGGCGGCGAACCCGCTCGGTATCTTCCTGATGCGTCAGAACATGCGGTCGATACCGGACGCCCTGCTGGAGTCGGCGCGGATGGACGGCGCGACGGAGTTCCAACTGTTCTACAAGATAGCGCTCCCGACGATGAAGTCGTCGCTGGCGGCGCTGGCGATAATCCTCTTCTTGTTCCAGTGGAACCTGTTCCTGTTCCCGCTGGTCATCCTCGAACAGGGCAAGTACACCATCCCGGTGGCGATAAATCAGCTCGTGGGCGCACAGCGCGTCTACTACGACCAGATAATGGTCGCAGCGACGCTGTCCATCGTGCCCATCTTCGTGCTGTTCCTGTTCCTCCAGAAACAGTTCGTCAGCGGAATCCTCGCGGGGTCCGTCAAGGAGTAA
- a CDS encoding DUF7522 family protein, giving the protein MADKYHTGIGSELAEGIIGAARTGLGDTLRSVVYFTPSAFDVVYLRSDLYESPEAARTAKARLVDFETVGFAESPVRSALAAEDPVGIGDYEFTVRFHRDGFVVRILEGDHGVLLTTDAMDVDEFETAAATISTLLLESSA; this is encoded by the coding sequence ATGGCAGACAAATACCACACGGGAATCGGTTCGGAGTTGGCGGAGGGGATAATCGGCGCCGCGCGCACGGGTCTGGGCGACACGCTCCGAAGCGTCGTCTACTTCACGCCGTCCGCGTTCGACGTGGTCTATCTCCGGAGCGACCTGTACGAGTCGCCCGAGGCGGCGCGCACCGCGAAGGCGCGACTCGTGGACTTCGAGACGGTGGGGTTCGCGGAGTCGCCGGTTCGGTCGGCGCTGGCGGCCGAGGACCCGGTCGGCATCGGCGACTACGAGTTCACCGTCCGGTTCCACCGCGACGGCTTCGTCGTCCGGATTCTCGAAGGCGACCACGGCGTCCTCCTCACGACGGACGCGATGGACGTGGACGAGTTCGAGACGGCCGCGGCGACCATCTCGACCCTCCTCCTCGAATCGTCGGCCTGA
- a CDS encoding ABC transporter ATP-binding protein, with protein MSSIQLDAVRKEFGSGGQKIVAVENVDLEIRDGEFLVLVGPSGCGKTTTLRCVAGLEDVTSGTITFGSRDVTDLRARDRDVAMVFQNYALYPHMNVRQNLGFGLKLSTKLTTAEITERVEDAASMLGIEDLLDDKPKELSGGQQQRVALGRAIVREPEVFLMDEPLSNLDAKLRSEMRTELQELQQTLGVTTVYVTHDQTEAMAMGDRIAVMNDGELQQVGAPETVYRSPTNEFVADFIGSPSINLLTVDVEGSTLVGPGDFEYDLSDESPVQGYDRVRAGFRPEDVELVPEGGTSTTVNVAEHMGNENFLYLELAGRELTARIDSAVRPETGETVRFTFGEEALYLFDPDTGDALKTKTDTVDGDVARMTTE; from the coding sequence ATGTCGAGCATACAACTAGACGCGGTACGAAAGGAGTTCGGATCGGGCGGACAGAAGATAGTCGCCGTCGAGAACGTCGACCTCGAGATTCGCGACGGGGAGTTCCTCGTCCTCGTGGGACCGTCGGGCTGCGGCAAGACGACCACCCTCCGCTGCGTCGCGGGGCTGGAGGACGTGACGTCCGGTACCATCACGTTCGGGTCGCGCGACGTGACCGACCTCCGGGCACGCGACAGGGACGTGGCGATGGTGTTCCAGAACTACGCGCTCTACCCGCACATGAACGTCCGACAGAACCTCGGGTTCGGACTGAAGCTCTCGACGAAGCTCACGACGGCGGAGATAACCGAGCGCGTCGAGGACGCCGCCTCGATGCTCGGCATCGAGGACCTCCTCGACGACAAGCCGAAAGAGCTCTCCGGTGGTCAGCAGCAACGGGTCGCCCTCGGCCGCGCCATCGTGCGCGAACCGGAGGTGTTCCTGATGGACGAACCGCTCTCCAATCTGGACGCCAAACTCCGCTCGGAGATGCGGACCGAACTGCAGGAACTCCAGCAGACGCTCGGCGTCACCACCGTCTACGTCACGCACGACCAGACGGAGGCGATGGCGATGGGCGACCGCATCGCGGTGATGAACGACGGCGAACTCCAGCAGGTCGGCGCGCCGGAGACGGTGTACAGGTCGCCGACGAACGAGTTCGTCGCGGACTTCATCGGGTCGCCCAGCATCAACCTCCTCACGGTCGACGTGGAGGGGTCGACGCTCGTCGGCCCGGGCGACTTCGAGTACGACCTGTCGGACGAGTCGCCGGTTCAGGGGTACGACCGCGTCCGCGCCGGGTTCCGCCCCGAAGACGTCGAACTCGTTCCCGAGGGCGGCACCTCGACGACGGTGAACGTGGCCGAGCACATGGGCAACGAGAACTTCCTCTACCTCGAACTCGCCGGCCGGGAGTTGACGGCGCGAATCGACAGCGCCGTTCGTCCGGAGACGGGCGAGACGGTCCGGTTCACGTTCGGCGAGGAGGCGCTCTACCTCTTCGACCCCGACACCGGTGACGCCCTGAAGACGAAGACGGACACCGTCGACGGCGACGTCGCGAGGATGACGACCGAATGA
- the epsC gene encoding serine O-acetyltransferase EpsC: MEYRYTGEAHERLYASYRDDEDPYPKQAPMEFPTQRHSRDEVDILKRLFFPTCWNAASLVREESAILDHLDELGTLFYAGIRPYTDEDPAATVETILDRLPDIRARLKKDVEAAYKGDPAAKTYLEIIRSYPGVLAIQVQRVAHALYEAGAGEYARELTEYAKTQTGIDIHPGAEIGEYFFVDHGTGVVIGETATVGDWVRLYQDVTLGALHFEKDETEEHKLKKGYKRHPDIGDHVVIGAGTKVLGAITVGDHVSIGANSWVSEDVPDHTTVLVSDHPTQERKKTDRT; this comes from the coding sequence ATGGAGTACCGGTACACGGGAGAGGCGCACGAACGGTTGTACGCTTCCTACCGCGACGACGAGGACCCGTATCCGAAGCAGGCCCCGATGGAGTTCCCGACGCAGCGTCACAGTCGCGACGAAGTGGACATCCTGAAGCGACTGTTCTTCCCCACGTGCTGGAACGCGGCCAGCCTCGTGCGAGAGGAGTCGGCCATCCTCGACCACCTCGACGAACTCGGGACGCTGTTCTACGCGGGGATTCGCCCGTACACGGACGAGGACCCGGCGGCCACCGTCGAGACGATTCTCGACCGGCTTCCGGACATCCGCGCGCGCCTGAAGAAGGACGTCGAAGCCGCCTACAAGGGCGACCCGGCGGCGAAGACGTATCTGGAGATAATCCGCTCGTACCCCGGCGTCCTCGCCATCCAGGTCCAGCGCGTCGCGCACGCGCTGTACGAGGCGGGTGCGGGAGAGTACGCCCGCGAACTCACCGAGTACGCGAAGACGCAGACCGGCATCGACATCCACCCCGGAGCCGAGATAGGCGAGTACTTCTTCGTCGACCACGGCACCGGCGTCGTCATCGGTGAGACGGCCACCGTCGGCGACTGGGTTCGGCTCTATCAGGACGTGACCCTCGGAGCGCTCCACTTCGAGAAGGACGAGACGGAGGAACACAAACTCAAGAAGGGGTACAAGCGCCACCCGGACATCGGCGACCACGTCGTCATCGGGGCCGGCACGAAGGTGCTGGGGGCGATAACCGTCGGCGACCACGTCAGCATCGGGGCCAACTCGTGGGTGTCCGAGGACGTGCCGGATCACACCACGGTCCTCGTCAGCGACCACCCCACGCAGGAACGCAAGAAGACGGACCGAACGTAA